The Candidatus Atribacteria bacterium genome includes the window AAGAATAAATCTAAAGATAATCTCTGTGAAGAATTGGGGGACTTGTTAATGGTAATTCTTATGCAGATTGAAATTGCTCGGGAAAAAGGTTTATTTAATTATTCCGATGTACTTACTGGAGCAGTAAAGAAATTTATTAGAAGACATCCTCATGTCTTTGGAGATATAAAAGTAAATACTCCCGAAGAAGCTTTAGCACTTTGGAAAAAGATGAAAAGAGCTGAAAAAGAAATAAATAACTAAAAGCTTATTTACTCTCGATAAAAAAAGTATATTTA containing:
- a CDS encoding nucleotide pyrophosphohydrolase, coding for MIDIIVKLRGPEGCLWDRKQTLESLAPNILEEAEEVSQAVKNKSKDNLCEELGDLLMVILMQIEIAREKGLFNYSDVLTGAVKKFIRRHPHVFGDIKVNTPEEALALWKKMKRAEKEINN